The following proteins come from a genomic window of Gadus morhua chromosome 11, gadMor3.0, whole genome shotgun sequence:
- the LOC115554452 gene encoding hairy/enhancer-of-split related with YRPW motif protein 1 has protein sequence MKRNHSFSSSDSEMDDNIEVEKDSGDENGAPDSPQGSPSPATTMQVQARKRRRGIIEKRRRDRINNSLSELRRLVPSAFEKQGSAKLEKAEILQMTVDHLKMLHAAGGKGYFEAHVFSKDYRSLGFRECLAETARYLGIMEGRDSSDPLRARLVSHLSSFGSQREIHNGLGHMAWSPAHIAHPLLLQHPQARMLPSRNSSRNTQSSSSTTSSSPSSSSEVSVATRHGLTTPAESHRLLPLGLAGHTSKSSSPLFSSLSAFPLSFSGFPLVSPTVLSPIHPHSPLATSSSVAKPYRPWGLEIGAF, from the exons ATGAAAAgaaatcacagttttagttcaTCTGACAGCGAAATGGACGACAATATTGAAGTAGAGAAAGACAGTGGAGACGAAAATGG AGCGCCCGACTCCCCCCAGGGGTCGCCGTCCCCTGCCACCACCATGCAGGTCCAGGCCAGGAAAAGGCGCAGGGGG ATTATAGAAAAAAGACGTCGGGACCGCATCAACAACAGTCTATCAGAGTTAAGAAGACTGGTGCCAAGTGCTTTTGAGAAACAG GGATCTGCAAAATTAGAAAAGGCAGAAATCCTGCAGATGACGGTGGACCACCTGAAGATGCTCCACGCTGCTGGGGGGAAAG GTTACTTTGAAGCTCACGTGTTCTCCAAGGACTATCGCAGCCTGGGCTTCAGGGAGTGCCTGGCGGAGACGGCGCGCTACCTCGGCATCATGGAGGGCCGGGACAGCAGCGACCCCCTCCGGGCGCGCCTGGTGTCTCACCTCAGCAGCTTtggctctcagagggagatcCACAACGGGCTCGGACACATGGCCTGGAGTCCAGCTCATATAGCCCATCCCCTGCTTCTGCAACACCCACAGGCCAGAATGCTCCCATCGAGAAACAGCAGTAGGAACACACAGTCCTCTTCCTCAACCACATCTTCCTCACCATCCTCCTCCAGCGAGGTTTCCGTGGCAACAAGGCACGGCCTTACAACCCCCGCTGAGTCCCACCGGTTACTGCCCCTGGGCCTGGCCGGGCACACGTCGAAAAGCTCCtcgcctctcttctcctctctctccgccttCCCCCTGTCCTTCAGTGGcttccccctggtctctccgACGGTACTGAGCCCCATTCATCCCCACTCTCCCTTAGCCACCTCCAGCAGCGTGGCAAAGCCCTACAGACCCTGGGGTTTGGAGATAGGGGCCTTTTGA
- the stmn2a gene encoding stathmin-2a, with translation MAKTATAYKEKMKELSVLSLICSCFYPETHNKLLGQFEDMEVKPINKRASGQAFEVILKPPSPVSDAVHSLPSPPKRDISLEDIQNKLEAAEERRRSQEAHVLRALAEKREHEREVMMKAVEENNNFSKMAEEKLQMKMDQIKENREAYLAAIMERLQEKERRAEVVRRNKELREELTA, from the exons ATGGCCAAAACAGCGACCG CCTACaaggagaagatgaaggagCTTTCTGTCCTTTCCCTCATCTGCTCCTGCTTCTACCCCGAGACCCACAACAAGCTGCTTGGACAGTTTGAAG ACATGGAGGTGAAGCCCATCAACAAGCGAGCTTCTGGCCAGGCCTTCGAGGTGATCTTGAAGCCTCCTTCCCCGGTGTCGGATGCTGTCCACAGCCTGCCGTCCCCCCCAAAGAGGGACATCTCCCTGGAGGACATCCAGAACAAACTGGAGGCGGCCGAGGAGCGAAGGAGG TCTCAGGAGGCCCATGTACTGAGGGCCTTGGCGGAGAAGCGAGAGCACGAGAGGGAGGTAATGATGAAAGCCGTGGAGGAGAACAACAACTTCAGCAAGATGGCAGAGGAGAAGCTCCAGATGAAGATGGATCAGATCAAGGAGAACCGTGAGGCCTACCTGGCAGCAATCATGGAGCGCCTGCAGGagaag GAGAGGCGTGCAGAGGTGGTGCGGAGGAACAAGGAACTCCGGGAAGAGCTGACAGCATGA